The following is a genomic window from Spirosoma foliorum.
CATCAATGATACACAGGCCAAGGTTTTTGTATTGCACGGCATCTTCGAGTAAGGCGTGTGTGCCAACCAGAATGTGCATCTTGCCCGATTGCAGCTCTTCGTGCAAAACCACCCGGCGTTTCTTATTGGTCGAACCCGTCAGAATACCGAGGTTTAAGCCCATAGCATCCGCAAAAGGCTTTAAGCCGTTGTAGTGCTGGTCGGCCAGAATTTCGGTAGGGGCCATCAGGCAGGCTTGTGCACCATTTCCAATAGCCAACAGGCAGGCAATAAAAGCAACGATGGTTTTACCACTACCCACATCACCCTGCAACAGCCGATTCATCTGCTTCCCGGTCAGAAAATCGGCGTATATTTCTTTGATAACCCGCTGCTGGGCACCGGTTAATTCAAAGGGTAGCAGTTCATTATAAAAGTGCTTCATCAGTGAGGTGTCCCGGAATACCTGTCCCGGAAATTCCTCCTTCTGAATAAGCTTATTTTTGATCAGTCGTAGCTGGTTGTAGAACAGTTCCTCAAATTTCAACCGACGCTGAGCCTGTTTTAGCCAGCCCTGATTTTGAGGTAAGTGAATGTTCCACATAGCTTCCCGTTTACCAATCAGCCGAAATTGCTGAATGAGCGAATCGGGTAGCGTTTCGTGAATATGCGGCCACGATTGTTCGAGCAAGATCCGCATCACCTTGCCAAGAACTTTACTGTCGAGATGGCGTTTACGGAGTTTTTCGGTCAGATTATAAACCGGGAAAAAGCCCATTTCGTGTTCCGAAGCGGTATTTGCGTTTTCCAGTTCGGGATGAATGATACTAAACTGCCCATTGAACGACTGGGGCTTTCCATAAACAATGTATTCTCCGTCGCGCCGTAAGGTTTTTTCGATATACGTAATCCCCTGAAACCAGACGAGACTCAATGAGCCGGTACCATCGGTAAACGTCGCGACCAATCGTTTTTTCGGTCCCTCACCTTCCAGATACCAGTCCCGTAATCGCCCGCGTATTTGAGCCGAAGGCATGGAATCCATCAGTTCGTCGATGGTATAAAAGCGGGAACGATCGTCGAAGCGAAAAGGATAGTATTGAATCAGGTCGCCGTAGGTGAACAAATTCAACTCTTTGTTGAGCAGTTCAGTACGTTGCGGGCCTAATCCCTTGAGGTACAAAAGTGGTGTATCGAAAAAAGTAGCGCGCTCGGTCATAACAGACCCTACAAATACCCGTTTTACTGGCAGATTTAATCAAAAATACGCATTTTATTGCAAATAGAGCGATGGATTTAGTGGAGTCGGTAAATCGGGATATACACTCATTTCATGAGCATCACGACTTTATTCCTCGTTAACTCGCCCAATACCAAATGCTAAGCCCGCATAAATATCTAAGCCACGAGGCTGAATACCGTTGGATTTTGTGCCAATCAGGCCCAGAAAATTATCGGTGCCCAACCAACCTGGCCCAACCCGTATAGAACCCCCTGCGGTTATCCCACCATTCAGATAAGCAATAGGCAGTGCTAAACTTAGCCAGCGAGCATCGTATCTCGGCGTAACAGCGAGTATGGTTGGTTGATGAATAGCAGTTGCCTGTAACGCCCGCATGTCCTGCAAATACGTCAGGTTTATACCGAATCCACTGGGTAACTGATAGTCGGCTGTTAGGTTTAACGAGGTTGGTAGACCAGCTCTAAACGTATTGTTATCGGGAGTTCGACCAGTGTTTAATTTGTTCTGGATAACTTCAATGATCGAACCAGTTCCATTAAGATTATTAAAGTCGCTACTTCGAAACTTAACAGGGTTTGTACCAATATCAGTATACCTGTATTCCTGCCCTTTATAAGTCAGGCCGCCAACATCGGTCAGTGCGATGCCTAATTGCAAGGCTGGACTTTCGGCATCGTATTGGTCAATATAAGTCAGGCCAATGTCAACCCCAAAGCCCCGGCCAGGTACCGAAGAGCTAAATAAAGTAGATGGAGTTAAGCTCCGATTCTGAAGATAATTCGTGTAGGCAAAGGTTGCATCCAGTTTATTAACCTCCAGATAAGCATTATTCGCGTTAGCAGGGTCCTGTACAATCCGGTAATTCATACCCCGGTTAATCAATTGCTGGCCATTATAGCCGAGCATAAATTTTGCCGTTGCCCCTAAAAGAAGTTTACGGCCATCGCCCTCCAGAACAGTCCCAGCGTAGGTTAAACCTAATTCGGCATAGGTGTTGGCATTGGCATTGAATTTATTGTCGGTGCTAGGAATGCTATACAAGGCGCCGTCATTCAAACTGGCTCGCAAGGACGATAGCAGTGGCTCCGAAGCCCCAACTACCTGACCCACGGCTCGAAAGCGGGTGGTGATTGCAAATGCTCCTCGTTCACCGGTTTTCATCAGTAAAGACGGGCCACGAATTTCACCCGAGACCGTCCCATTTTTTGCTCTGCCATTTAACATCTCCTGGGTATAGTCTTGCTCAAATTTAATGGTCCCGTTTGAGTTTTTATATTGGGCAGGTACAGTGCCTGTCAGCAGACTGAGTAAGGAAAATGGGGCCTGATACCGGACATAGTTGTTATCAACATGGCCATTACCCGTAAATACGTTCAAATAGAACTTTGAGGGGGAATCTGCAGCTAAAGCTGGATTAATATATAGGCGGTTAGTTCCTCCATAGCGGCTGGTCGAAATCCCGAGTAGGTTTTGAGAAAAACCGACCGTTGCTAGCAGTAAAAACAGCCCTAAACTGAGTGAATACTTCATGTAATGAATTAATGAATGGAAAAGTGTTCTACAAAAGAAACGCAAATCCAGCGCTAGGGTTAGATTAGACTGGATTTATTTTGAGTGAGTGGTAAAAATACCCTCCTTTTGTTGACTCAAATGAAACAGGTTGGTACTTGTACTTTTCGTAGAATAAGCTTTGGTAACTGCATGGCCGATTCATTTCTACAAATGAAAAAATCTGCTGTTTTACTTTATACTAATGGCTTATCGACGTTCGGTAAATTCGGATTCGAAAGGCTTTTTATACAGTAGTTTTGTTACTTATCGAACCTTTCCCGTGGCAGTATATCAATCCATTTATAACGGATTTTCTTAGGTAGTAATCCCTGACTAATTCATGATTTTTGTCCGGTCTAAGGCGCAGGTTATGCTGTTCATTGCCTGTATTATTACCCTCCAATTAGGGGCTAAATCGGTTGTTATGGCCTCAGATTTAAAGCCAGTTAATCTACGTACTGAATACAAAGTAAATCCGGTGACTGATGTCGGAAAACCTCGCCTAAGTTGGGAGCTGACATCTCTAGTAAGAGGTCAGACACAGTCGGCCTATCAGCTACTGGTCGCTTCATCGCCTGAACAATTAGTTGCAGACAAAGCCGATCTCTGGAATTCTAATAAAGTCGCGGGCAATGCTACTAATCAAGTAGAATATGCGGGTAAGCCATTGGCTGCCAGGGCTATTTGTTATTGGAAGGTTCGGAGTTGGGATAAAAATGGCGAACCTGGCCCCTGGAGCGCCATTGCCAAATGGGAAATGGGCTTGCTAACTAAATCCGACTGGAAAGCCGAATGGATTGGAAATGACTTAACGGCCTTAGGAAAAGGGAAAACGTATCATCTGCCCCCCGCTCCGTTTTTCAGAAAAGAAACTCAACTGAAAGGGCTCATTAAGCGAGCACGGTTATACGTTACATCGCTTGGCTTATATGAGTTTCAGATCAATGGCAAGCGTGTTGGGAAAGACTACTTTACACCTGGCTGGACCGATTATAACAAGCGGGTTTATTATCAAACCTACGATGTTACGGCCAATCTAAAGACGGGTAAAAATGCACTGGGCGCTATTCTGTCCGATGGTTGGTATGCTGGTTATCTTGGGTACGCCTTGCTGGTAGGTAATCCCGTGGTGCGGAATTTCTATGGAAGTGTTCCATTGCTAAAGGCGCAACTGGAAGTAGACTATACCAATGGGGAGAAAGAGATCATAACTACCGACCAAAGCTGGAAGACAAATCACGGCCCAATCCTTGAAGCCGACATCTTAAATGGTGAAACGCACAATGCCAATCTCGACTTTGATAATTGGAGTATAGTTGGTTACGATGATTCGAAATGGAAGAAAAGTGGCACTTATCCAGATAAAGCGGAACGAAAGATTGAGGTTTATCCTGGAAATCCAATTCAGGTTTTTCAGGAATTAAAGGCGAAAACTGTCACGCCAAAATCGGGTGGGAAATACCTTTTTGACTTAGGGCAAAACTTTGCAGGTGTTGTACGGCTTAAAGTTAAAGGCAACAAAGGGGACACCATTCGATTGAAATTTGGCGAAGTGTTATTCCCAAATGGTGAACTAATGACCGAGAATTTACGGAAGGCTCGTGCTACGGACACGTATATTCTTAAGGGCAGTAAGGACGGTGAAACCTGGACTCCAAAATTTACCTATCATGGATTTCAATATGTAGAAGTTGCTGGGTTCAGAACTCCCCCAAGACTAGATGCGATTACGGGCATTGTATTGACCTCTGCTACCCCCTCAACTGGTTCGTTCAGTACAGATAATCTACTAATTAATAAGCTGTACCAGAACATTGTGTGGACACAACGATCCAATTATTTTGATGTTCCAACAGATTGCCCACAACGCGATGAACGACTGGGTTGGACGGGAGATGCGCAGGCTTATGTTCAGTCTGCTGCTTTCAATACTGATATTTCGGCGTTTTACACAAAATGGCTGGTTGATTTAAACGACGCACAACGAGCCGATCATTCCTATCCAATTTATGCCCCCGCGCCCAACGTTCGCAAAACAGATACGTATTCGCCGGGTTGGTCGGAGGCTGGGATTATTTGCCCGTATACCATTTACAAAACGTACGGAGATACCCGGGTAATTCGGGAATTCTGGCCGAATATGGTGGCCTATCTCAAGTTTATGGAAGCAAAGAGTAAAGGAGACTATGTTTATAAAGAAGGCAGCTTCGAGGAAATTTCCCCTAAAGGTGGCTTTGGCGACTGGCTTTCGGTGGGGAAGAAAACACCTCCCGACATGCTGGCAACCATGTACTACGGCTACGTGGCTTCTATGATGGCCGAAATGGCCAAGGCTATCGGCAAACAGGATGAGTCGGCGTATTACACGACCATTTTTACGAAGATCAAACAGGCATTTCTGGCGCACTACACCGACGAAACCGGGAAGTTTAAAACGAATAGTGCTGCGTATGGTAATGGAGATGGCTATGTAGATGGAGACATGGGTTTTGCTGGACATACCCAAACCGCGTATGCCAATGCGATTTACATGCATATGCTTAAACCAGACCTTACCCAAAAGGCGGGTAATTGGCTGGTAGAACTTATTAAGGCGAATAATAACAAACTCTCAACCGGCTTTTTAGGGGTGAAGCCACTATTGCCTGCCTTATCGAGTACGGGGCACAGCGATGAAGCGTACAATTTATTGTTAAGTACAGACTATCCTTCCTGGGGGTTCGAAGTGGTCAATGGTGCCAATACCATATGGGAGCGTTGGAATAGTTACATCAAGGGCAAAGGCTTCGAGAATAATGCGGGCATGAATTCCTTTAACCATTACGCCTTTGGCTCCGTAAATGAGTGGTTATTTGAGTATGCCGCCGGAATTCAGGTTGGAGAAGCTGGCTATCGAACGTTTACGATCAAACCCGAAATTGCCCGGCTGGGTATTAAGCAAGTAAAAGCAACTTACCATTCCATCAACGGAATGATTACAACCGCCTGGAAAAAAGACGGCTCTTCCATTCAGGTGCAGGTTACAGTACCTATTAATACCATAGCCACTGTTTTCATCCCAACAATAAATCCTACGACTGTTTTAGAGGCTGGCAAAGCCGTAAAAACAAATTCGGCTATAACCGTAAAAGCCTATAAAGACGGCTACTTGCCTGTTGAGATCGGCTCAGGGGTGTATCAATTCACGTCCCAGAACTAAGAGCGAAGGCTGTTAATCACGTTAAATCTTTGAGATTTAGCGTGATTAATAGCCTTTCTCAAAAGACGAATATGAGTAAATAGTGGTTCTTGTAGAAGTTTGAGTAACTCTTCTCAATTTATATACATACAGCAACTATTGCCGTTACTAAAGTGAAAAACGCCATTTCTTATCGGCTATAGTACCGTAATCGCCACAAATTTTCTAAACTTTGTGGCATTAAGGACCCATTTCGCGTTATTTGGGTACCATTCGAATTGTATGTCTATGAAATTAGTACCGGCTATGTTTTGCATAGCGTTTTTTTGCCTGCCTAATGTGCAAGCGCAACGTCGCGGTAATTCACAATTTATTCCGTTTTCTGAAGTGGGTATCGCTGGAGGAGCGTCATTCTATTTGGGAGAATTGGCGCCACCCAATCAAGCGTTTCAAAGTTTTTCATTGTCACCCCGCTGGAACGTAGGAGGGAGCTTTACCCGTCATCTTACCCCCAGCTTTTCTGCTCGGGCATCCTTAACCCTAATTCGATTGGCTGGAGATGATTACACATTTAATAAAGACGAACCGAATGGGCATCCCGCTCAATTTCAGCGGAATCTTCACTTCCGGAATGACCTTAAAGAGTTAGCGTTGAGTGGTATCTATCAATTTATTCCTGAGGGCCGTCGGCCAAACCAACGCCCAGCCTTTACCCCCTATCTGACGCTTGGTGTAGCGCTGGTGGCACACAATCCTAAAGCAAGGACGCCTGTCAATGCAGATGGTTCTTTAGGGGACTGGGTTGCTTTGCAACCACTGGGCACCGAAGGGCAAGGGCAGCCTGGTTACGCTAAGCCCTATTCGTTGCTTACAGCCGCCATACCGGTTGGCGCAGGCATGCGCTGGCAACTTACGGAAAGCCTGAATTTGGCCGCCGAACTCAGTTTTCGCTACACGTTTACGGATTATCTCGATGATGTAAGTGGCTTTTATCCAAATCCGGGCGATTTGCCATCGGCCTTGTCAGCTACAATGTCAGATCGACGGGCTGAACCAATTGCTGCTCGTACGGGCGATGACCGAACTAAGGCCTTATCAACCTTATATGCTGTTTCCCCGGATGTCAGGCGAGGGCTACCGGGTAATGATTTTTATATACTGGCCCAACTTTCCATTCATTACCTGATTCCGCCATCCGTTATCAAATGCCCGACTTTTCGGCGATAGGTAGTGGTAAACTATTACATTGATTAGTAGAGTCAATAATTGTACTATGTTTAAAGACTGTTGCTTTTTGCCAATCAGACGATAGGAGGAATTTTAAACTTAACCCATGGGAACTTTGATATTCCTCCTATCGTCTGATTGGTAAAACAAGCAATTCTACTGTTCAAGATTCAGGTATTGCATTTCGCATTCGGATCAAGGAAAATTGCAATGTAGACTCAGCTACTTCCCGAGCTAACGGCCACAGCGTTTCTACAAAGCGCACCTCAATAGTTCTCTTTTCTAATTCCTCTAAACAATTTTTTATAATTCGCATGGATAAAGGTGTTTCACTTTGGTAAGAGACATAATAGCCAGCGCCTTCGTCAAGTAACACAAAATTATCCGGCCGAAATTCGTAACAATAAAGCTGGGCTTGTTCTATTTTCTCACGCCATTTATTTTCCAGCACGACGACAAACGATGCAGGCGTATTGCCTAGAAATTTTTCCTTGTCAACTTCTGACGTACTGTCTTTGGAATAAAACGTTACTCTTGGGCAATCTCTAGGAAACAGGTAATTGTGCAAGAGCGTCTCGGTAATTGCAAACACGACATCCCCATGAATAGAATCAAAATGAGACGGAGAAGGTTTGGGTTCGAAAACCTTAATAGTGGGGTCTTCGCTGATGTGAACTAATCGATTAGGCTGCACGAGTTGGGGCGTTCGGCTTGGATAGATGATTATAAACTCAGACCATGTTGATTGATTATACAGGACAAAGGCAGAGTAATTGCCCAAAAACGTCTTTACTTTCCAACCACGCTCAGCTCCAGATGTGATGGATAGGCAGCCGAGCGGAAAATGGTGTGGGTGGCTTTTTGGTAATCGCTCTCTTTTGCTTCAAAAATGTTTGGAACAAACTTTTGCGGATTCCGGTCGATGATCGGGAACCAGGTACTCTGAACTTGCACCATCATTTTATGGCCTTTCCGGAACACATGGTTAATGGAATGGAGATCAATCGAATAGGCTTCAGTCTTGTTGGGCTGAATGGCTTCCGGCTTTTCAAAACTAGTACGGAATCGGCCCCGGAACACATCATTCGCTACCATCAATTGATAACCACTCATGGCGAGTTGCTTCGGATCGTGGGCTGGATACACATCGATCAGCTTGACAACCCAATCGGCGTCGCTACCCGTTGTCGCGGCAAATAATTTAGCCAATACTTCGCCTGTTACCGTTATATCTTCGGTCAAAGCATCCGTTTCCCAGGACAGCACATCAGGGCGATTGTGTACAAATCGCTGATCTTCAGTAAGCCAGGTGCGCCAGCGAGAACCTGGTCCGTAAGTAGCTTCAATTGGGCGCGTGCGATAGGGGACAGGGTGCGCTGGATCAGACACATACGCATCGGAACCAGTTGTTGCTTTTGGTGCATCGAACGATAGTTTACCGTTGGACTGAAAATACAGGTTACGCTTCGAGGCTTCTTTAGGGGGCCAGGTTTCATAGCGTTTCCATGTATTTGAACCTGTTTGAAACGTAACGGCTTCGGCAAAATTCCCAGAACCTTTCCCTTTGAGATAGTACGCAAACCAGGGTGCCTGAATCTCCTTTCGGAAGGTTACCGATGTGGCTGTGTCGAATTTGATATTTCCTAAGGTGCTACCGTCGCTTCGGCCCCAACCACCATGATTCCAGGGACCCGCTACCAGAAAGTTTTTGTGTGCCTGATCCTGCTTTTCCCAAAGTTGGTAGGCTTTCAGGGGGCCGTAAAAATCTTCCTGATCCCACCAGCCTGCTACATTCATAGTCGGTATTTTAGGGCTACTATCAATGCGATTAATGAGCGATTGTTTCTGCCAGAATGAATCGTAGTTCGGGTGTTTGACGAAGTCGTTCCAGGTCGGTAGTTTTCCGTTGAAATACAACTTGTTAGCGTTCGAAAGCGGACCTAATTTCAAATACCAGTCGTAGGTGTCGTAATTGGGAAACGGAAACAACGAATCTGTTTTGGTGGCCTCTTCCATGAAGGCATATTCAAAGCCATAGCTCAACCGAAACGCTCCGTTATGATGAAAATCGTCTCCCAGAAACATGTCAGAGGGGGTTGCCTGCTCCGAAACGGCCACCAGAGCGGGGTGTGGGTCAATAGCGGCAATAGCCGTAGTCCAGCCTGCGTATGAAATCCCATACATGCCCACCTTTTTGTTGTTGTTCGGAACATTCGCAAGCAACCACTCAATGGTATCGTAGGTGTCCGTACTTTCGTCGATAGCTTTTGAGTTTTTCTTATCTCGGGTAAAGCGCTGCATCTCGAACGTGCCTTCCGATTTGTAGCGCCCACGAATGTCTTGATAAACAAAGATATAGCCATCGTCGGCCATGTCTTTTACGTATTGGATACGATCGGGAGTTGGCGTTTCGCTAACACCATATGGCGTGCGTGTCAGCAGAAAAGGCAGCGCTTCTTTACTGTTTTTGAGCGTGTAAATCACTGTATTCAACCGAACGCCATCGCGCATCGGGATCATGACTTCCTGCCGTTCGTAGGAACTGGGTGTTTGGGCGATGGCCTGTAGAGAGTAGTTAAGCAGGAAAATGGCGAAATAGAGGAGATGTTTTGGCATTGAGTGAAGTGTCTGGGAGTGAAGAGCTAAATATAGAAAACACAGGGCTACTTTTCGCAGGAATCGTGTTCTGGCGTTTTAATTCGGCATAAATGTTTAGTAAGCGTTATTTTTGTGATTCAAGATTCAGATTAATATGAGTGATGTCAGGTTCTTAAACCTGACGCTAAAGGTTTCTCAAAACCTTTAATTGTCTAAGAAGTGCTAAAATCGGTTTTAAGAAACCTCACGATGTCAGGTTTAAGAACCTGACATCACTCAGCACTACCAGTTGCCAAATACCATAAACCGAATACCGTTTTGATTCCTGCTGTTGATGCTCTTCTGAAAGATATCCGTAACAAACGGATTGCCCCTGTGTATCTGATTCATGGCGATGAACCCTATTATATTGATCGGATCGCTGAGGAACTTGAAAAAGTGGCTGTTCCAGTTGCTGAGCGAGGATTCAATCAGTTTGTCCTGTTCGGGAAAGATACGGATGCCGGGGCCGTTCTGAACTACGCCCGACGCTATCCATTCATGGCCGAGCGGCAGTTGGTGCTCGTGAAAGAAGCCCAGCAGATGAATGGCATCAACGATAAATCGGCACAGACACTGTTCGAAGATTACGCGCTGAATCCGCTTTCTAGTACCATTTTGATGCTCTGTTATACACGGGAAGACGGCAAGCCAGCCCTCGACGAGCGTAAAGCCTGGGTGAAGGCGTTTGGGGCCAAAGGAAAACTGTTGGGTGTTAAAAAGCTATACGACAACAAGATACCCGATTGGGTGGGCGAGTACTGCCGCGAACAGGGGGCCAAAGTTAGCCCTAAAGCCTGTCAGCTCCTGGCCGATCACATTGGCAACGACCTTAAACGGTTGGCGAGCGAAATCGACAAAATTCTGATTAATCTCCATGTGGGCGAAGAGATCTCGGCCGCAACCGTTGAGCGATTAGTCGGGATTAGTAAAGAATACAATGTTTTTGAGCTGCAAAAAGCCCTTATCCAACGCGATGTGGTGAAGGCGAATCAGATCGTTGATTATTTCGGGCGAAACCCGAAAGACAATCCATTAGTCGTCATTCTGTCACAACTTTTTGGCTATTTCAGTAAGGTCTTATTGGTGCAGGCATCTAAAGATCAGAGCGATAAAGGACTGGCCCCACTACTCGGCGTAAATCCGTTTTTCGTGAAAGATTACCAGTCGGCAGCCCGTACATTTCCGCTTCCCAAAGTAGCCTCCATTATTCACGCCATCCGGAGGGCCGATGCCCAAAGCAAAGGAATTGACACGCCAACCATGAGCGAGAGCGATATTCTACGCGAATTAGTCTTTGAGATTCTGCACTAGATGAAAACTTGTTGAAACACAAAAAGCCACTGACTATCAGTGGCTTTTTGTGTTTTTGCCCGGTGGGGTTTAACAAAATTATCAGTCAATAACTCGAAAATAAGACGTCATCTCATATTTTTAGTTAATATTGCAACGTTGTTGCATAAATGATCTTGAGGGGACCTTGAAATCAGATTGGGGAAAAGCTTGATGCGTAACTATTGGAAAGTCGGTTTATGGATTTGGGTATTAACCAACACGATTTCAGTCGGTTGGTCACAATCGGCTATGTGTACTAAAGTAGTTCATGGCCGGATTTTAGGACAGGATACGCATGAGCCACTGGTAGGAGCAACGGTTTATATCCACGAATTGCAAACTGGTTCGGTGGCCGACTCAACAGGTTCTTTTCGAATCAATAAACTATGCGCTGGTAAGTATACGATTGACTATCAATTTGTTGGTTATAAAACAAAAACGGTTTCTGTAACCGTTGG
Proteins encoded in this region:
- the recG gene encoding ATP-dependent DNA helicase RecG, which produces MTERATFFDTPLLYLKGLGPQRTELLNKELNLFTYGDLIQYYPFRFDDRSRFYTIDELMDSMPSAQIRGRLRDWYLEGEGPKKRLVATFTDGTGSLSLVWFQGITYIEKTLRRDGEYIVYGKPQSFNGQFSIIHPELENANTASEHEMGFFPVYNLTEKLRKRHLDSKVLGKVMRILLEQSWPHIHETLPDSLIQQFRLIGKREAMWNIHLPQNQGWLKQAQRRLKFEELFYNQLRLIKNKLIQKEEFPGQVFRDTSLMKHFYNELLPFELTGAQQRVIKEIYADFLTGKQMNRLLQGDVGSGKTIVAFIACLLAIGNGAQACLMAPTEILADQHYNGLKPFADAMGLNLGILTGSTNKKRRVVLHEELQSGKMHILVGTHALLEDAVQYKNLGLCIIDEQHRFGVAQRAKLWRKNEVVPPHILVMTATPIPRTLAMTLYGNLDVSVIDELPKGRKPIKTVHKYDKHRSEVFGFMRQQIELGRQVYVVYPLIEESEKLDYKDLMDGFESMQRAFPRPKYEVGMLHGKMLPYEKDDEMKRFLKQETQILVATTVIEVGVNVPNASVMVIESAERFGLSQLHQLRGRVGRGAEQSYCVMMTGYKLSSDTRTRLETMVRTNNGFEIADVDLQLRGPGDLTGTQQSGVMDLMIADLAKDGAILTAARESAQAILAEDPELVLPQHAPIRNHVDALKQTENNWGRIS
- a CDS encoding DUF5723 family protein; its protein translation is MKYSLSLGLFLLLATVGFSQNLLGISTSRYGGTNRLYINPALAADSPSKFYLNVFTGNGHVDNNYVRYQAPFSLLSLLTGTVPAQYKNSNGTIKFEQDYTQEMLNGRAKNGTVSGEIRGPSLLMKTGERGAFAITTRFRAVGQVVGASEPLLSSLRASLNDGALYSIPSTDNKFNANANTYAELGLTYAGTVLEGDGRKLLLGATAKFMLGYNGQQLINRGMNYRIVQDPANANNAYLEVNKLDATFAYTNYLQNRSLTPSTLFSSSVPGRGFGVDIGLTYIDQYDAESPALQLGIALTDVGGLTYKGQEYRYTDIGTNPVKFRSSDFNNLNGTGSIIEVIQNKLNTGRTPDNNTFRAGLPTSLNLTADYQLPSGFGINLTYLQDMRALQATAIHQPTILAVTPRYDARWLSLALPIAYLNGGITAGGSIRVGPGWLGTDNFLGLIGTKSNGIQPRGLDIYAGLAFGIGRVNEE
- a CDS encoding DUF6886 family protein — translated: MQPNRLVHISEDPTIKVFEPKPSPSHFDSIHGDVVFAITETLLHNYLFPRDCPRVTFYSKDSTSEVDKEKFLGNTPASFVVVLENKWREKIEQAQLYCYEFRPDNFVLLDEGAGYYVSYQSETPLSMRIIKNCLEELEKRTIEVRFVETLWPLAREVAESTLQFSLIRMRNAIPES
- the holA gene encoding DNA polymerase III subunit delta yields the protein MIPAVDALLKDIRNKRIAPVYLIHGDEPYYIDRIAEELEKVAVPVAERGFNQFVLFGKDTDAGAVLNYARRYPFMAERQLVLVKEAQQMNGINDKSAQTLFEDYALNPLSSTILMLCYTREDGKPALDERKAWVKAFGAKGKLLGVKKLYDNKIPDWVGEYCREQGAKVSPKACQLLADHIGNDLKRLASEIDKILINLHVGEEISAATVERLVGISKEYNVFELQKALIQRDVVKANQIVDYFGRNPKDNPLVVILSQLFGYFSKVLLVQASKDQSDKGLAPLLGVNPFFVKDYQSAARTFPLPKVASIIHAIRRADAQSKGIDTPTMSESDILRELVFEILH
- a CDS encoding alpha-L-rhamnosidase encodes the protein MIFVRSKAQVMLFIACIITLQLGAKSVVMASDLKPVNLRTEYKVNPVTDVGKPRLSWELTSLVRGQTQSAYQLLVASSPEQLVADKADLWNSNKVAGNATNQVEYAGKPLAARAICYWKVRSWDKNGEPGPWSAIAKWEMGLLTKSDWKAEWIGNDLTALGKGKTYHLPPAPFFRKETQLKGLIKRARLYVTSLGLYEFQINGKRVGKDYFTPGWTDYNKRVYYQTYDVTANLKTGKNALGAILSDGWYAGYLGYALLVGNPVVRNFYGSVPLLKAQLEVDYTNGEKEIITTDQSWKTNHGPILEADILNGETHNANLDFDNWSIVGYDDSKWKKSGTYPDKAERKIEVYPGNPIQVFQELKAKTVTPKSGGKYLFDLGQNFAGVVRLKVKGNKGDTIRLKFGEVLFPNGELMTENLRKARATDTYILKGSKDGETWTPKFTYHGFQYVEVAGFRTPPRLDAITGIVLTSATPSTGSFSTDNLLINKLYQNIVWTQRSNYFDVPTDCPQRDERLGWTGDAQAYVQSAAFNTDISAFYTKWLVDLNDAQRADHSYPIYAPAPNVRKTDTYSPGWSEAGIICPYTIYKTYGDTRVIREFWPNMVAYLKFMEAKSKGDYVYKEGSFEEISPKGGFGDWLSVGKKTPPDMLATMYYGYVASMMAEMAKAIGKQDESAYYTTIFTKIKQAFLAHYTDETGKFKTNSAAYGNGDGYVDGDMGFAGHTQTAYANAIYMHMLKPDLTQKAGNWLVELIKANNNKLSTGFLGVKPLLPALSSTGHSDEAYNLLLSTDYPSWGFEVVNGANTIWERWNSYIKGKGFENNAGMNSFNHYAFGSVNEWLFEYAAGIQVGEAGYRTFTIKPEIARLGIKQVKATYHSINGMITTAWKKDGSSIQVQVTVPINTIATVFIPTINPTTVLEAGKAVKTNSAITVKAYKDGYLPVEIGSGVYQFTSQN
- a CDS encoding CocE/NonD family hydrolase; translation: MPKHLLYFAIFLLNYSLQAIAQTPSSYERQEVMIPMRDGVRLNTVIYTLKNSKEALPFLLTRTPYGVSETPTPDRIQYVKDMADDGYIFVYQDIRGRYKSEGTFEMQRFTRDKKNSKAIDESTDTYDTIEWLLANVPNNNKKVGMYGISYAGWTTAIAAIDPHPALVAVSEQATPSDMFLGDDFHHNGAFRLSYGFEYAFMEEATKTDSLFPFPNYDTYDWYLKLGPLSNANKLYFNGKLPTWNDFVKHPNYDSFWQKQSLINRIDSSPKIPTMNVAGWWDQEDFYGPLKAYQLWEKQDQAHKNFLVAGPWNHGGWGRSDGSTLGNIKFDTATSVTFRKEIQAPWFAYYLKGKGSGNFAEAVTFQTGSNTWKRYETWPPKEASKRNLYFQSNGKLSFDAPKATTGSDAYVSDPAHPVPYRTRPIEATYGPGSRWRTWLTEDQRFVHNRPDVLSWETDALTEDITVTGEVLAKLFAATTGSDADWVVKLIDVYPAHDPKQLAMSGYQLMVANDVFRGRFRTSFEKPEAIQPNKTEAYSIDLHSINHVFRKGHKMMVQVQSTWFPIIDRNPQKFVPNIFEAKESDYQKATHTIFRSAAYPSHLELSVVGK